In Uranotaenia lowii strain MFRU-FL chromosome 2, ASM2978415v1, whole genome shotgun sequence, one genomic interval encodes:
- the LOC129742032 gene encoding uncharacterized protein LOC129742032: protein MGPRKNRIDTGCDCDVCDRPNYAKTWMVECMGCRKWLHYDCANVTPGVKHRTFYCLKCTGGNTTPTNSRNTGARKKQADPVLPPVTDGDAESALVDENAKDPAEQVLSSKNSNKSSRESNNIRLDTNSKPSASRPKQNNYVAVSSKPISVASKSERSSIKVAGSVRERLALLEAKQDLARMRLDEEEKRRKEDSDARLKRLSMEEDFLREKLEIIDRAESVLESEWSRTHKVRKWLDKQKNDGPELEEEDNAVGGRKPEGNSSPVRHPEVMVARSCSSANRHNRHSTRLSDCSSRTAAQEHRVSTRLPQRSSLNENSWKGPTAEQIAARNIWPKKLPTFSGDPETWPLFINTYENGNTACGFSNTENLIRLQESLQGNARAVVQMKLMEPKCVPSIIEVLKQLFGRPELLIKALLANLRKVSAPHPENLESLLSFGVAVTQVCDYLETAKLDAHLSNPTILAELVAKLLSSYQMEWVRYKRACNECTLKEFGEFMQLLIFDASEVTTITSEKLKPIMFDKIQSSKGHFHTHMESEVEVKPKGARIPCVSCARTDHRLQNCDVFKRLSVPERKKLIEKEKLCSLCFFGHTSECNSKRRCGVNQCSERHHPLLHPERLAGEESREQRQTGGRRDNGGPSYVTANCNVHRPAKRAILFHVVPVTLHNGENQIDVLAFLDDGSSLSLLEADVASKIGIQGIHQPLEMTWTSNVTRSETASQNVRIQISPRGSNTKIQMWNVHTVNRLNLPSQSMNTSIMCSRFKHLKGLPVDSYAAEEPKLLIGLDHADLLYPIESRKDLPGEPIAVRSALGWSVFGPVGDELPVAEYCNVHRCACENLDERLRQFYTIEEAGIDIGNQPEKDADRRAREILEATTTRIGKRFETGLLWRTSDVKFPSSSYAMAEKRLRSLEHRLAKSKELRDNVHSQINQYIQKGYAHIASEEELTKTSPEKTWYLPVNIVLNPKKPN from the coding sequence ATGGGACCTAGGAAGAATAGGATTGACACTGGATGTGACTGCGATGTATGCGATCGACCGAATTACGCCAAGACTTGGATGGTAGAATGCATGGGCTGTCGGAAATGGTTGCATTATGACTGCGCTAACGTTACGCCCGGAGTGAAACATCGTACCTTCTACTGCCTCAAGTGTACGGGTGGAAACACTACACCGACGAACAGCCGGAATACAGGAGCACGGAAGAAGCAAGCAGACCCCGTTTTGCCCCCGGTTACGGATGGAGACGCGGAGAGTGCTCTGGTAGACGAAAATGCTAAAGATCCAGCTGAACAGGTGCTTAGTTCTAAGAATAGCAATAAGAGTAGTCGTGAGAGCAACAACATAAGACTTGATACTAACTCTAAACCAAGTGCTAGTAGACCTAAACAGAATAACTACGTAGCAGTCAGTAGTAAACCGATTAGCGTAGCTAGTAAATCCGAGCGTTCGTCAATCAAAGTCGCGGGTAGTGTTCGCGAGCGATTAGCATTGCTTGAAGCCAAACAAGATCTGGCTAGAATGCGGTTAGATGAGGAAGAAAAGCGTCGTAAAGAAGATAGCGATGCTAGATTGAAAAGGTTGTCAATGGAAGAGGATTTTTTACGAGAAAAGTTGGAAATTATTGATAGAGCTGAAAGTGTCCTGGAAAGTGAGTGGAGTAGAACGCATAAAGTGCGAAAGTGGCTTGATAAGCAGAAAAACGATGGACCAGAACTTGAAGAAGAGGATAATGCTGTTGGTGGAAGAAAACCTGAGGGAAATTCCAGCCCAGTCCGACATCCGGAAGTAATGGTCGCGAGGTCTTGCAGTTCAGCGAATCGGCACAATCGACATTCTACGAGGCTCTCGGATTGCAGTTCGAGAACTGCAGCACAGGAACACCGGGTATCTACAAGATTACCGCAACGATCGTCGCTCAACGAAAACTCGTGGAAAGGACCCACTGCGGAACAAATAGCTGCCAGGAACATCTGGCCGAAAAAGCTGCCGACCTTTTCCGGTGATCCGGAAACATGGCCTTTGTTCATCAACACGTACGAGAATGGGAACACCGCGTGTGGGTTCAGCAACACCGAAAATTTGATCCGCCTTCAGGAGAGTTTGCAAGGGAACGCTCGAGCAGTGGTTCAGATGAAGCTAATGGAACCCAAATGTGTACCATCTATCATCGAGGTCTTGAAACAGCTATTTGGCAGACCAGAGCTGTTGATTAAGGCTCTATTGGCCAATTTACGGAAGGTTTCGGCCCCACATCCGGAAAATTTGGAATCGTTGTTGAGCTTTGGAGTAGCAGTGACACAAGTGTGTGACTATCTTGAAACAGCTAAGTTGGATGCACATCTGTCCAATCCTACAATTTTGGCCGAATTGGTGGCCAAACTGCTATCATCGTATCAGATGGAATGGGTGCGATACAAACGTGCATGCAACGAATGCACATTGAAGGAGTTCGGAGAGTTTATGCAGCTACTCATCTTTGACGCAAGCGAAGTAACTACGATCACCTCAGAAAAGCTGAAACCCATCATGTTTGATAAAATCCAGTCTTCCAAAGGACATTTTCACACACACATGGAAAGCGAAGTGGAGGTGAAACCCAAAGGTGCCAGAATACCATGTGTGAGTTGCGCACGCACTGATCATCGTTTGCAAAACTGCGATGTTTTCAAACGGCTCAGTGTACCTGAAAGAAAGAAATTGATCGAAAAGGAAAAGCTGTGTTCGTTATGTTTTTTCGGTCACACATCGGAATGTAACTCCAAACGAAGGTGTGGTGTGAATCAGTGCTCTGAACGTCATCATCCACTGCTTCATCCAGAAAGATTAGCAGGAGAAGAAAGCAGAGAACAGCGACAAACTGGAGGTAGGAGAGACAATGGTGGACCTTCATATGTCACAGCCAACTGCAATGTCCACAGACCGGCCAAAAGAGCAATCCTGTTTCACGTAGTTCCTGTTACGTTGCATAACGGAGAGAACCAGATAGATGTGCTAGCGTTTTTGGATGACGGTTCATCGTTGTCTCTTCTCGAAGCCGATGTGGCCTCCAAAATTGGAATTCAAGGAATTCACCAGCCGTTGGAAATGACTTGGACGTCGAACGTCACCAGAAGTGAGACTGCTTCTCAGAACGTCAGGATCCAGATTTCGCCTAGAGGAAGTAATACCAAAATCCAAATGTGGAACGTGCACACGGTCAACCGCTTGAATTTACCTTCGCAAAGCATGAACACTTCGATAATGTGCAGCAGATTTAAGCATTTGAAAGGTTTGCCAGTAGATAGCTACGCTGCGGAAGAACCGAAGCTATTAATCGGTTTAGATCACGCCGACCTGTTGTATCCGATCGAGAGTCGGAAGGATTTACCAGGTGAGCCGATTGCGGTGCGCTCGGCCTTGGGATGGTCCGTTTTTGGTCCAGTAGGAGATGAATTACCAGTTGCCGAATACTGCAATGTACACCGTTGTGCCTGTGAAAACTTGGACGAAAGGCTGCGTCAGTTTTATACGATCGAAGAAGCTGGGATTGATATTGGGAACCAACCTGAGAAGGATGCTGACCGTAGAGCACGAGAAATTCTGGAGGCAACAACTACCCGAATCGGGAAAAGGTTCGAGACTGGTTTGCTGTGGAGAACATCGGACGTTAAGTTTCCTTCGAGTAGCTACGCTATGGCCGAAAAGAGGTTGAGGAGTCTAGAGCATCGACTGGCGAAATCCAAAGAGCTTCGAGATAATGTACACAGTCAAATTAATCAGTACATCCAGAAGGGGTACGCGCATATCGCTTCGGAGGAAGAGCTGACCAAAACCAGTCCGGAGAAAACTTGGTATTTACCAGTTAATATTGTGCTGAACCCTAAGAAGCCGAATTAA